From Vitis vinifera cultivar Pinot Noir 40024 chromosome 3, ASM3070453v1, the proteins below share one genomic window:
- the LOC100254942 gene encoding GEM-like protein 4: MTNQLQEHIIGIPVSCQYDKPSPPNGSGAIIPKKMNSMNYRMNNNRKKADNFVDGVREHVRLGLKFSETVKGKLSLGARILQIGGVKRVFKQNFGVREGEKLLKVSQCYLSTTAGPIAGLLFISTQRVAFCSERSIKFSSPNGELVRIHYKVSIPLRKIKRANQGENVKKPSQKYMEIVTMDNFDFWFMGFLNYQKAFSYLRQAISQVQNPVQK, from the exons ATGACGAACCAGCTCCAAGAACACATTATTGGAATCCCAGTCAGTTGCCAATACGATAAGCCATCTCCTCCAAATGGCTCTGGGGCAATAATTCCAA aaaaaatgaattcaatgaATTATAGGATGAACAATAACAGGAAGAAGGCAGACAATTTTGTGGATGGAGTCCGAGAGCATG TGAGATTAGGGCTTAAGTTCTCTGAAACGGTGAAGGGAAAGTTGAGCTTGGGGGCTAGGATTCTTCAAATTGGGGGAGTGAAAAGAGTTTTCAAGCAAAATTTTGGTGTTAGAGAAGGAGAAAAGCTATTGAAGGTTTCCCAATGCTATTTATCGACAACAGCAGGCCCTATAGCTGGCCTCCTCTTTATATCTACTCAAAGAGTTGCCTTTTGTAGTGAAAGATCAATCAAATTTTCTTCTCCAAATGGTGAATTAGTTAGAATCCATTACAAG GTCTCTATCCCACTAAGAAAGATAAAGAGAGCCAATCAAGGCGAGAATGTGAAAAAACCTTCTCAGAAGTACATGGAAATTGTTACTATGGATAACTTTGACTTCTGGTTTATGGGATTCTTGAATTACCAGAAAGCTTTCAGCTATCTTCGACAGGCAATCTCTCAAGTACAAAATCCAGTCCAGAAGTGA
- the LOC100244661 gene encoding zinc finger CCCH domain-containing protein 48 produces MDIKPSRLIGDKNERERRHVNNMVCSYWLRGRCNRNPCRFLHQELPQNTHYQISNQFGKNCWQRNPDSDSKSASSLTSLDRSSGSTTPKCSSASNQSHRNNRERSLYSDQKGEWDSTNLRCSSSSTRAGSSSGNGITQKVIGERVCKYWLHGNCVEADKCQYLHSWFKGHGVFKLAELNGHIMAISGIVLPSGSKKLYTASRDGYIRVWDCHTGQCDGVVNLGGEIGSLISAGPWVFAGIKDVVKAWNIESCANLSLDGPVGQIYAMVVNNDILFAGAQNGTIHAWKANKETNAFEPATTLEGHNGAVVSLTVGGGRLYSGSMDNTIRVWDLDTLQCIHTLKEHASVVMSLVCWGPYLISCSLDQTIKVWFAIEAGNLEVTYTHNEEHGVLSLFGMNNLEGKPILLCSCNDNSVRLYELPSFTEKGRIFAKEEVREIQIGPGGLVFTGDGTGQVDVWKWQAEPTSLTSE; encoded by the exons ATGGACATCAAGCCATCAAGATTGattggagacaaaaatgaaAGGGAAAGAAGACATGTGAACAACATGGTTTGTTCCTATTGGCTCCGTGGGAGGTGCAACAGAAACCCTTGTAGGTTCCTGCACCAAGAATTGCCCCAAAACACCCACTATCAAATTTCAAATCAGTTCGGCAAAAACTGCTGGCAGAGGAACCCCGACTCTGATTCGAAGAGTGCATCAAGTTTAACGAGTCTGGATAGGTCATCAGGTTCAACAACTCCGAAGTGTTCATCAGCTTCAAATCAATCCCATAGAAACAACAGGGAGAGGTCTCTCTATTCTGACCAGAAGGGTGAATGGGACTCAACTAATCTAAGGTGTTCATCAAGTTCAACAAGAGCAGGAAGTAGCTCTGGAAATGGAATTACACAGAAAGTAATTGGAGAAAGGGTCTGCAAGTACTGGCTACATGGAAATTGTGTGGAGGCAGATAAGTGCCAGTATCTCCATTCATGGTTTAAGGGCCATGGGGTTTTCAAGTTGGCAGAGCTTAATGGGCACATCATG gCCATCTCTGGAATTGTGCTTCCTTCTGGCTCAAAGAAGCTCTATACTGCCAGTAGGGATGGGTATATACGGGTTTGGGACTGCCATACTGGTCAATGTGATGGTGTGGTCAATCTTGGAGGGGAAATTGGGTCCTTAATCAGTGCAGGCCCTTGGGTATTTGCTGGAATAAAAGATGTTGTTAAG GCATGGAATATTGAGTCTTGTGCTAATCTCTCTCTTGACGGACCAGTTGGGCAAATTTATGCTATGGTGGTGAATAATGATATTCTATTTGCGGGGGCACAG AATGGCACTATACATGCATGGAAAGCCAATAAGGAAACCAATGCTTTTGAGCCAGCTACAACATTGGAAGGCCACAATGGTGCTGTGGTTTCCCTCACAGTAGGTGGTGGGAGACTTTATTCTGGTTCCATGGACAATACAATAAGA GTGTGGGATCTTGATACATTACAATGTATTCATACACTGAAGGAGCATGCATCAGTTGTGATGTCTCTTGTTTGTTGGGGTCCCTATTTAATATCATGTTCATTGGACCAAACAATTAAG GTTTGGTTTGCTATTGAAGCTGGCAACCTGGAAGTGACTTACACACACAATGAAGAACAT GGTGTGCTATCTCTTTTTGGTATGAACAATTTGGAAGGGAAACCAATATTGTTGTGCTCTTGCAATGACAATTCTGTGCGGCTTTATGAATTACCATC ATTCACTGAGAAGGGCAGGATATTTGCAAAAGAAGAAGTCCGAGAGATTCAGATAGGGCCAGGGGGACTTGTTTTCACTGGGGATGGAACTGGACAAGTTGATGTTTGGAAATGGCAGGCAGAGCCAACTTCATTGACATCTGAATGA
- the LOC132253418 gene encoding GEM-like protein 4 — MDSTNYRMNKNRKKSDNFVDGVREHGPKFSEIVKGKLSLGARILQLGGVKRVFDQIFGVREGEKLLKASQCYLWTTAGPIAGLLFISTQRVAFFSERSIKFSCPNGELVRIYYKVSIPLRKIKRANQSENKAFSYLREAISQVQNPLQN, encoded by the exons ATGGATTCAACCAATTATAGGATGaacaaaaataggaagaaaTCAGACAATTTTGTGGACGGAGTTCGAGAGCATG GGCCTAAGTTCTCTGAAATTGTGAAGGGAAAGTTGAGCTTGGGGGCTAGGATTCTTCAACTTGGGGGAGTGAAGAGAGTTTTCGACCAAATTTTTGGTGTTAGAGAAGGAGAGAAACTATTGAAGGCTTCCCAATGCTATTTATGGACAACAGCAGGCCCTATAGCAGGCCTCCTCTTTATCTCTACTCAAAGGGTTGCCTTTTTCAGTGAAAGATCAATCAAATTTTCTTGTCCAAATGGTGAATTGGTTAGAATCTATTACAAG GTCTCTATCCCACTAAGAAAGATAAAAAGAGCCAACCAAAGCGAGAAT AAAGCTTTCAGCTATCTTCGAGAGGCAATCTCTCAAGTGCAGAATCCACTCCAGAACTGA